From Rutidosis leptorrhynchoides isolate AG116_Rl617_1_P2 chromosome 3, CSIRO_AGI_Rlap_v1, whole genome shotgun sequence, a single genomic window includes:
- the LOC139896980 gene encoding basic leucine zipper 43-like has product MAENYYYEHPSCNISTNFTSFQNDVELFTNLPYYQQPSSNPQMPMYNLYQQSSPLSYNNSSTSDEADENQISIINDRKKRRMISNRESARRSRMRKQKQLDELCTYVMQLRNENHGLIDKMNRFLETREQVIQENDKLKKETNELRQLLSEAQLATTYTNLRDLEDVYEVVLVPSCRAGNLSN; this is encoded by the coding sequence ATGGCGGAAAATTACTATTATGAACACCCTTCATGTAACATCTCTACAAACTTCACTTCATTCCAAAACGACGTTGAGTTATTCACAAACTTACCTTACTATCAGCAACCTAGTTCAAATCCTCAAATGCCCATGTACAATTTATATCAACAATCTTCACCTTTGAGCTATAATAACTCGAGCACTTCAGATGAAGCGGACGAAAACCAAATAAGTATCATTAATGATAGGAAAAAAAGGAGGATGATATCGAACCGTGAGTCAGCTAGAAGGTCACGAATGAGGAAACAAAAACAGTTGGACGAGTTATGCACCTATGTTATGCAGCTCAGAAACGAGAACCATGGGCTCATAGACAAGATGAACCGCTTTTTGGAGACACGTGAACAAGTTATTCAAGAAAATGATAAGCTCAAGAAAGAAACAAATGAACTAAGGCAGTTGCTTAGTGAAGCACAACTTGCTACTACTTACACTAATTTAAGAGATCTTGAAGATGTTTATGAGGTTGTGCTTGTACCTTCTTGCAGGGCCGGTAATTTAAGTAACTAA